In Fusobacterium hwasookii, a single window of DNA contains:
- a CDS encoding N-acetylmuramoyl-L-alanine amidase family protein, which translates to MKKILLVLFLLLSVVVLSEEKEKTFDPSNYTICIDPGHQTKGNNELEPIAPNSTKKKAKVTTGTRGVFTKKYESELMLELGLKLKDSLEKKGYKVIMTRTVNDVNISNVERALLANKNKATLYIRLHADGSENKNTYGASVLTSSPKNKYTEKTQKESEKFSKILLEEYVKSTGAKNRGVIYRDDLTGTNWAEVTNTLIELGFMSNEEEDKKLSDEKYQEKIIDGLVNGIEKYLKSN; encoded by the coding sequence ATGAAGAAAATTTTATTAGTTTTATTTTTATTATTGTCAGTAGTGGTATTATCAGAAGAAAAAGAAAAAACTTTTGATCCCTCTAATTACACAATTTGTATAGACCCAGGTCATCAAACTAAAGGAAATAATGAACTTGAGCCAATAGCTCCTAATAGTACAAAGAAAAAAGCGAAAGTTACAACAGGAACAAGAGGAGTTTTTACAAAAAAATATGAATCTGAATTGATGTTAGAACTTGGTTTAAAATTAAAAGATAGTTTAGAAAAAAAAGGCTATAAAGTTATAATGACTAGAACAGTAAATGATGTTAATATCAGTAATGTAGAAAGAGCATTATTAGCTAATAAAAATAAAGCCACATTATATATAAGACTACATGCAGATGGAAGTGAAAATAAGAATACTTACGGTGCAAGTGTGCTTACTTCTTCACCTAAAAATAAATATACAGAAAAAACTCAAAAAGAAAGTGAAAAATTTTCAAAAATATTATTGGAAGAATATGTTAAATCGACAGGTGCTAAAAATAGAGGTGTGATATATAGAGATGATTTAACAGGTACTAACTGGGCAGAAGTTACTAATACTTTAATAGAATTAGGATTTATGTCAAATGAAGAAGAAGACAAAAAACTTTCAGATGAAAAATATCAAGAAAAGATTATAGATGGCTTAGTTAATGGAATAGAAAAATATTTAAAAAGTAACTGA
- the deoD gene encoding purine-nucleoside phosphorylase, whose amino-acid sequence MSIHIGAKAGDIAETVLLPGDPKRAKWIAENYLENSFCYTDIRGMLGFTGTYKGKKVSIQGTGMGIPSISIYITELMKDYGVKNLIRVGSAGSYQKDVKIRDVVIAMSTSTDSNINNRRFNGANFSPTANFELFLTALKVAEEKNIKIKAGNVLTSDEFYNDNSDYYKKWADFGVLAVEMETAGLYTLAAKYKTKALSILTISDSLVSPEITSAEEREKTFSEMIELALETAIRI is encoded by the coding sequence ATGAGTATACATATAGGAGCAAAAGCAGGAGATATTGCAGAAACTGTTTTATTGCCAGGTGATCCTAAAAGAGCAAAATGGATAGCAGAAAACTATCTAGAAAATTCTTTTTGTTACACTGATATTAGAGGGATGTTAGGTTTTACAGGGACATATAAAGGGAAAAAAGTATCTATACAAGGAACAGGAATGGGTATTCCTTCAATATCTATCTATATAACAGAACTCATGAAAGATTATGGAGTTAAGAACTTAATTAGAGTTGGTTCAGCAGGTTCTTATCAAAAAGATGTAAAAATTAGAGATGTTGTTATAGCTATGTCAACTTCAACTGATTCTAATATTAATAATAGAAGATTTAATGGAGCCAATTTTTCTCCTACTGCTAATTTTGAATTATTTTTAACTGCTTTAAAAGTTGCAGAAGAAAAAAATATTAAAATAAAAGCTGGAAATGTTTTAACAAGTGATGAATTCTATAATGATAATAGTGATTATTATAAGAAGTGGGCAGATTTTGGAGTCTTAGCAGTTGAAATGGAAACAGCAGGACTTTATACATTAGCTGCAAAATACAAAACTAAAGCACTTTCAATTTTAACTATTTCAGATTCATTAGTTAGTCCAGAAATTACAAGTGCAGAAGAAAGAGAAAAAACATTCTCTGAAATGATAGAGCTAGCTTTAGAAACAGCTATTAGAATTTAA
- a CDS encoding YkvA family protein, producing MDRKYLEAMEELGLEPNFTLKELRKKWLELLKKYHPDRYQTEDESTIKFAEEKIIKINEAYNYLKENFEENKENDTMNYDYKKYTNYFTDSKFWEKMKEVAKKVGLKVTSYALILYYVLQKDEVPLKDKIIITGALGYFILPIDLIPDFIPLAGYTDDVAGMLFALKKCMNYVDDEIKEKVSAKLISWFNVERDYVDNLLKDI from the coding sequence ATGGATAGAAAATATCTTGAAGCAATGGAAGAGCTTGGACTTGAACCAAATTTCACATTAAAAGAACTTAGAAAGAAATGGTTAGAATTATTAAAGAAATATCATCCTGATAGATATCAAACAGAGGATGAAAGCACAATAAAATTTGCAGAAGAAAAAATAATAAAGATAAATGAAGCATACAATTATTTAAAAGAAAATTTTGAAGAAAATAAAGAGAATGACACTATGAATTATGACTACAAAAAATATACAAACTATTTTACAGATAGTAAATTTTGGGAAAAGATGAAAGAAGTAGCTAAAAAAGTAGGGTTAAAAGTAACTAGTTATGCTTTGATTCTTTATTATGTATTGCAGAAAGATGAAGTTCCATTAAAGGATAAAATAATAATAACTGGTGCTTTGGGATATTTTATTCTTCCAATTGATTTGATTCCAGATTTTATACCACTTGCAGGATATACTGATGATGTAGCAGGAATGCTATTTGCATTAAAAAAATGTATGAATTATGTTGATGATGAAATAAAGGAAAAGGTTTCAGCTAAACTTATTTCTTGGTTCAATGTTGAAAGAGATTATGTTGATAATTTATTAAAAGATATATAA
- a CDS encoding formylglycine-generating enzyme family protein — protein sequence MKESISKFLNEGKALLWIKTSDFQEVERAIIKNLNALENKKFYVYEKGKTFNFQNESIEDGMNDLFTTLDKLYPQGIKKIPVFLLIKGEIDEILKKNNLDYIKEIFETKKDNPKYNFTVIIADEENIPPQLEEMADFMDKQITDNEGAIKKYILDLAKFEKLELDENNIEKIIKELKVIIKKYSGRKAGNTESKFQNMVFVQGGKYQPSFADEEKEVFNIEVCKYPTTQEMWTEVMESNLSAFKGDNKPVESVTWWEALEYCNKLSEKYGLEPVYDLSKSTQGILMIKELGGETVYPNVANFKNTKGFILPTEVEWEWFARGGQIAIEEGTFDYTYSGSNNINEVAWYYENSGGNKGATQDVGLKKPNQLGLYDCSGNIWEWCYDTTENIENGKSYTYKAFDSSNVYRRLKGGSWYEDANVCTVLCRNYAHAIDANDVVGFRLVRTV from the coding sequence ATGAAAGAAAGTATTTCAAAATTTTTAAATGAAGGTAAGGCATTGTTATGGATAAAAACTTCTGATTTTCAAGAAGTGGAGAGAGCAATTATTAAAAATCTAAATGCTCTTGAAAATAAGAAATTTTATGTCTATGAAAAAGGAAAGACATTTAACTTTCAAAATGAAAGTATAGAAGATGGAATGAATGATTTGTTTACTACCTTAGATAAACTATATCCACAAGGAATAAAAAAAATACCAGTATTTCTATTAATTAAAGGTGAAATAGATGAAATATTAAAGAAAAATAACTTAGACTATATAAAAGAAATATTTGAAACTAAAAAAGATAATCCTAAATATAATTTTACAGTAATAATAGCAGATGAAGAAAATATTCCACCACAATTAGAAGAAATGGCAGACTTTATGGATAAACAAATAACAGATAATGAAGGTGCGATAAAGAAATATATTTTAGATTTAGCAAAATTTGAAAAATTAGAATTAGATGAAAATAATATAGAAAAAATAATAAAAGAATTAAAAGTAATTATTAAAAAATATTCTGGAAGAAAAGCAGGTAACACAGAAAGTAAATTTCAAAATATGGTATTTGTTCAAGGTGGAAAATACCAACCATCTTTTGCAGATGAAGAAAAAGAAGTATTTAATATAGAAGTATGTAAATATCCAACAACACAAGAAATGTGGACAGAAGTTATGGAAAGTAATCTATCAGCCTTTAAAGGTGATAATAAACCAGTAGAAAGTGTAACTTGGTGGGAAGCATTAGAATATTGTAATAAATTAAGTGAAAAGTATGGTTTAGAGCCTGTTTATGATTTAAGTAAAAGTACACAAGGAATACTGATGATAAAAGAATTAGGAGGAGAAACAGTTTATCCAAATGTAGCAAACTTTAAAAATACAAAAGGTTTTATATTACCAACAGAAGTGGAATGGGAATGGTTTGCTAGAGGAGGACAAATAGCTATAGAGGAAGGAACATTTGATTATACTTATTCAGGAAGTAATAATATTAATGAAGTAGCTTGGTATTATGAAAATTCAGGTGGTAACAAAGGTGCAACACAAGATGTAGGATTAAAGAAACCTAATCAATTAGGACTATATGATTGTAGTGGAAATATTTGGGAATGGTGTTATGATACAACTGAAAATATAGAAAATGGAAAATCATATACCTATAAGGCTTTTGATTCTTCTAATGTATATAGAAGACTTAAAGGGGGCTCTTGGTATGAGGATGCTAATGTTTGTACCGTTCTTTGCCGTAATTATGCTCATGCTATTGATGCTAATGATGTTGTTGGATTTCGTCTTGTAAGAACTGTTTAG
- a CDS encoding 5-oxoprolinase subunit C family protein, producing the protein MPSIKVHKPGLCTTVQDIGRIGYQQFGIPVSGVMDEFAFTVANYLVDSDKNNAVLEIPFLGPTLEFDFDVTIAITGADIQPKINNQDIKMWQSINVKKGDTLSFGGLKTGIRTYLAFSAEIDVPIVMGSKSTLLKSKLGGFDGRQLKMGDTINFKNIKVLSKKNILDKKYVPTYSHNQNIRIVLGPQDNYFDESSIKTMLENKYQVTKDADRMGMRLAGEVIKHKDKADIISDAAVFGSIQVPGNGQPIILLADRQTTGGYTKIATVIKADLPKLAQMVPIDTIEFSLVNIEEAQKEYKEFYKILDEIKESFVVKPKVYTEKQLYVAKKLFGNRKK; encoded by the coding sequence ATGCCTAGTATAAAAGTTCACAAACCTGGATTATGTACAACTGTTCAAGATATTGGAAGAATTGGTTATCAACAATTTGGAATACCTGTATCTGGTGTTATGGATGAATTTGCTTTTACAGTAGCTAATTATCTTGTTGATAGTGATAAAAATAATGCAGTCTTAGAAATACCATTTTTAGGACCTACATTGGAATTTGACTTTGATGTAACAATAGCTATAACAGGTGCTGACATTCAGCCAAAAATAAATAATCAAGATATTAAAATGTGGCAGTCTATAAATGTTAAAAAAGGAGATACTCTTTCTTTTGGTGGTTTAAAAACAGGAATAAGAACTTATTTAGCATTTTCAGCTGAAATAGATGTTCCTATTGTTATGGGAAGTAAATCTACTCTTTTAAAATCTAAATTAGGTGGTTTTGATGGTAGACAACTAAAAATGGGAGATACTATTAATTTTAAAAATATTAAAGTTCTTTCTAAGAAAAATATTTTAGATAAGAAATATGTTCCTACATATAGTCATAATCAAAATATTAGAATAGTCTTAGGACCTCAAGATAATTATTTTGATGAATCTTCTATAAAGACTATGCTTGAAAATAAATATCAAGTTACAAAAGATGCAGATAGAATGGGAATGAGATTAGCAGGAGAAGTTATAAAACATAAAGATAAGGCTGATATAATATCTGATGCAGCAGTCTTTGGTTCTATACAAGTTCCTGGTAATGGACAACCAATAATACTACTGGCAGACAGACAAACAACAGGAGGCTATACTAAAATTGCCACTGTTATAAAAGCTGATTTACCTAAACTTGCTCAAATGGTTCCTATTGATACTATTGAATTTAGTCTTGTAAATATTGAAGAAGCTCAAAAAGAATATAAAGAATTTTATAAGATTTTAGATGAAATAAAAGAATCATTTGTAGTTAAGCCAAAAGTTTACACAGAAAAACAATTATATGTAGCAAAAAAATTATTTGGAAATAGAAAAAAATAA
- the pxpB gene encoding 5-oxoprolinase subunit PxpB, which translates to MKNSVKFLFSGDSALVIEFGNEISVDINKKIRKMMDNIKKENIDGIVELVPTYCSLLINYDVLKVDYQSLVEKLKTLLNDDNETVEDEEVTLIEIPTLYNDECGPDLSYVAEYNKLSKEEVIKIHTGTDYLVYMLGFMPGFTYLGGMSEKIATPRLESPRLQIYPGSVGIAGKQTGMYPSMSPGGWRIIGRTPLKLYNPDSETPVYISSGDYIRYVSISEEEYNDILKKVESNEYKLNIHKVKRGELNA; encoded by the coding sequence ATGAAAAATTCAGTAAAATTTTTATTTTCTGGGGATTCTGCTCTAGTAATAGAATTTGGAAATGAAATCTCTGTTGATATAAATAAAAAAATTAGAAAAATGATGGATAATATAAAAAAAGAAAATATAGATGGAATTGTTGAACTTGTTCCTACTTATTGTTCTTTACTTATAAATTATGATGTCTTAAAAGTTGATTATCAAAGTCTAGTTGAAAAATTAAAAACTCTTTTAAATGATGATAATGAAACTGTTGAAGATGAAGAAGTTACTTTAATTGAAATTCCTACTTTATACAATGATGAATGTGGACCTGATTTATCTTATGTAGCCGAATATAATAAACTTTCAAAAGAAGAAGTTATTAAAATACATACAGGAACAGATTATTTAGTTTATATGCTTGGATTTATGCCAGGTTTCACTTATCTAGGTGGAATGTCTGAAAAAATAGCAACTCCTAGATTAGAAAGTCCTAGATTACAAATTTATCCAGGTTCAGTTGGAATAGCAGGTAAGCAAACAGGTATGTACCCTTCAATGTCTCCTGGTGGTTGGAGAATTATTGGAAGAACTCCATTAAAATTATATAATCCTGATAGTGAAACTCCTGTCTATATAAGCTCTGGAGACTATATAAGATATGTTTCTATTTCAGAAGAGGAATATAATGATATTCTAAAAAAAGTAGAAAGTAATGAATATAAATTAAATATTCATAAAGTTAAGAGAGGTGAGCTAAATGCCTAG
- a CDS encoding NRAMP family divalent metal transporter yields the protein MEKKNNLSVLLGAAFLMATSAIGPGFMTQTAVFTKDMGATFAFVILVSVIMSFVAQLNVWRVLAVSKMRGQDIANSVLPGLGYFITFLVCLGGLAFNIGNVGGAALGFQVLFDLDLKIAALVSGALGVIIFSFKSASKLMDKLTQILGAMMILLIGYVAFSTNPPVGTAVKETFVPSSINLMAIITLIGGTVGGYIMFSGGHRLIDAGIVGEENLPQVNKSAILGMSVATIVRIFLFLAVLGVVSLGNQLDAGNPAADAFKIAAGTVGYKIFGLVFLAAALTSIVGAAYTSVSFLKTLFKIVKDNENLFIIAFIVVSTLILIFLGKPVKLLVLAGSLNGLILPITLAITLIASKKEGIVGKYKHSNILFLLGWVVVVVTAYIGVQSLSKLAELFA from the coding sequence ATGGAGAAAAAAAATAATTTATCTGTTCTTTTAGGAGCAGCATTTTTAATGGCAACTTCGGCAATAGGACCTGGATTTATGACTCAAACAGCAGTTTTTACAAAAGATATGGGAGCAACATTTGCTTTTGTAATATTAGTTTCAGTTATAATGTCTTTTGTAGCTCAATTAAATGTATGGAGAGTTCTTGCTGTTTCTAAAATGAGAGGACAAGATATTGCAAACAGTGTTCTACCAGGACTTGGTTATTTTATAACATTTTTAGTTTGTTTAGGTGGTTTAGCTTTCAATATAGGGAATGTTGGAGGAGCTGCCTTAGGCTTTCAAGTTTTATTTGATTTAGACTTAAAAATTGCTGCTCTTGTAAGTGGAGCATTGGGAGTAATTATATTCTCTTTTAAATCTGCTTCAAAACTTATGGATAAATTAACACAAATCTTAGGAGCAATGATGATTTTACTTATAGGATATGTTGCTTTCTCAACTAATCCACCTGTTGGAACTGCTGTAAAAGAAACTTTTGTACCTAGTTCTATAAATTTAATGGCTATTATTACTTTAATTGGTGGAACTGTTGGAGGATATATAATGTTCTCTGGTGGGCATAGACTTATAGATGCAGGAATTGTTGGAGAAGAAAATTTACCACAAGTTAATAAATCTGCAATATTAGGAATGAGTGTTGCTACAATAGTAAGAATTTTCTTATTCTTAGCAGTTTTAGGTGTTGTTTCTCTTGGAAATCAACTTGATGCTGGAAACCCAGCAGCAGATGCTTTTAAAATTGCAGCAGGGACTGTTGGATATAAAATATTTGGTTTAGTATTTTTAGCAGCTGCTTTAACTTCTATTGTTGGTGCTGCTTACACAAGTGTATCTTTCTTAAAAACATTATTTAAAATTGTTAAAGATAATGAAAATTTATTTATAATAGCCTTTATAGTTGTATCAACTTTAATCCTTATTTTTTTAGGTAAACCAGTAAAATTACTTGTTCTTGCAGGTTCATTGAATGGACTTATTTTACCTATCACTCTGGCAATCACTTTAATAGCTAGTAAGAAAGAAGGAATTGTTGGAAAATACAAACATTCAAATATTTTATTCTTATTAGGTTGGGTTGTTGTAGTTGTAACTGCATATATAGGAGTGCAATCTCTATCAAAGTTAGCAGAATTATTTGCTTAA
- a CDS encoding LamB/YcsF family protein translates to MKFFVDLNSDIGEGYGAYKLGMDEEIMKCVTSVNCACGWHAGDPLIMDKTIKIAKENNVAVGAHPGYPDLLGFGRRKMIVTPEEARAYMLYQLGALAAFANANGTKLQHMKLHGAFYNMAAVEKDLADAVLDGIEQFDKDIIVMTLSGSYMAKEGKRRGLKVAEEVFADRGYNPDGTLVNRSLPGAFVKDPDEAIARVIKMVKTKKVTAVNGEEIDIAADSICVHGDNPKAIEFVDRIRKSLIADGIEVKSLYEFIK, encoded by the coding sequence ATGAAATTTTTTGTGGATCTAAATTCTGACATTGGTGAAGGCTATGGAGCTTACAAACTTGGAATGGATGAAGAAATAATGAAATGTGTTACCAGTGTAAATTGTGCCTGTGGTTGGCATGCAGGTGACCCATTGATTATGGACAAAACAATAAAAATTGCAAAAGAGAATAATGTTGCTGTTGGTGCTCACCCTGGATATCCAGACTTGTTGGGTTTTGGTAGACGAAAAATGATAGTAACTCCTGAAGAAGCTAGGGCATATATGTTATATCAACTTGGTGCTTTGGCTGCTTTTGCAAATGCAAATGGAACTAAACTTCAACATATGAAATTACATGGTGCTTTCTATAATATGGCAGCTGTTGAAAAAGATTTAGCAGATGCAGTTTTAGATGGAATTGAACAATTTGATAAAGATATAATAGTTATGACTTTAAGTGGAAGTTATATGGCAAAAGAAGGAAAAAGAAGAGGATTAAAGGTAGCAGAAGAAGTTTTTGCAGACAGAGGATATAATCCTGATGGAACTCTTGTTAATAGAAGTTTACCAGGTGCTTTTGTAAAAGACCCAGATGAAGCTATTGCTAGAGTTATAAAAATGGTAAAAACTAAAAAGGTTACTGCTGTTAATGGAGAAGAAATTGATATTGCTGCTGATTCTATCTGTGTACATGGGGATAACCCAAAAGCTATTGAATTTGTAGATAGAATAAGAAAATCATTAATTGCAGATGGAATAGAAGTAAAATCATTATATGAATTTATAAAATAA